In the genome of Metabacillus litoralis, the window GCTTGGTGGAATCTTTGGGGTTAACGTGTCTTCATCAAGAGCAGCAAAATAAAAAACAGGGTTATATTTATACCCTGTTTTTTTATTATGTACTATTTAGTCTTTGATAACTTCACGTACTGATTTACGATCGAATGTTAAACGAGTGCCATCTCCTACTTTTAGGACGATTTTGTTTTCGTCAACTGAATCAAGGATACCATGTAATCCTCCGATCGTCACAATTTTGTCACCCTTTTGTAGACTGTTTTGCATTTCACGTACAGCTTTTTGTTGCTTTTGCTGCGGACGAATTAGCAAGAAGTAAAAAATCGCGAACATCAATACTAACGGTAAAACTGTTCCTAACATTTCCATTTATTTCACCCCTTTCAAGCCTGTATTAAAAGTTTTTAGCATTTGGTTTATTAAAACCATATGTTTCAAAGAATTCATCGCGGAAATCGCCTAAACGATCTTCACGGATTGCTTGTCTAACTTTCTCCATTAAGTTTACCAGAAAATAAAGATTATGATAAGATGTTAATCTTAAGCCGAACGTTTCATCACTTTTAATAAGATGTCGAATGTATGCACGAGAAAAATTACGACATGTGTAACAGTCACAGTTTTCATCCAGTGGACCAAAGTCTTTTGCAAATTTTGCATTTTTCACGACTAATCGACCTTCACTCGTCATCAATGTACCGTTTCGCGCAATTCGAGTTGGTAAAACACAGTCAAACATATCAATACCGCGGATAGCTCCATCAATTAATGAGTCAGGAGATCCTACACCCATTAAATAACGAGGCTTGTTTGAAGGCATTAATGGCGTTGTAAATTCTAGTACCCGATTCATCACATCTTTAGGCTCTCCAACAGATAATCCACCAACCGCATAGCCCGGAAAATCCATAGAAACTAAATCTTTTGCACTTAGCTTTCGTAATTCCTCATATTCCCCACCTTGAATGATTCCAAACAACCCTTGATCATTTGGTCTATTGTGAGCTTTAAGGCAGCGTTCAGCCCAACGAGTTGTTCGTTCAACTGACTTTTTCATATAATCATATTCAGCTGGATACGGTGGACATTCATCAAATGCCATCATTATATCAGAGCCTAAATCATTTTGAATGTGCATCGCTTTTTCAGGAGATAAAAACAGCTTGTCACCGTTCAAATGATTTCTGAAGTGTACACCCTCTTCTTCAATTTTACGGAATTCACTTAAACTGAATACTTGGAATCCACCTGAATCTGTTAAGATGGCGCGATCCCAATTCATAAATTTATGAAGCCCTCCAGCTTCTTTTACAATCTCGTTTCCTGGACGGAGCCACAAATGATATGTATTACTTAAGATAATTCCTGCTCCCATTTCCTTTAATTCTTCAGGAGACATTGTTTTGACAGTCGCAAGTGTTCCTACTGGCATAAACACCGGTGTTTCAAAGCTGCCGTGAGGGGTGTGTACCTTTCCTAATCTTGCTCCTGTTTGTTTACATGTTTTAATAAGTTCGTAACGAATTGGTGAAGTTGACACCCTATTTCCTCCTTAAATGTAACGCTCTGTTTGTCCTTTGAGTAAAGGGACAATATTAGATAATCAGCATAGCATCTCCAAAGCTGAAAAATCGATATTTTTCCTTTACAGCAGTCTCATATGCATGCATAACATGGTCTCGTGTTGCTAACGCACTAACAAGCATAATTAATGAAGATTTCGGCAGGTGGAAATTTGTAATCATGCCATCAATCCCTTTAAACTCGTAGCCAGGATAAATAAATATATTTGTCCAACCATTTTCACTAGCAAACTTGCCATTGTGTTTAGAAGCGATGGTCTCAAGTGTTCTAGTTGAAGTCGTACCAACAGAGATAATTCTTCCGCCATTTGAGCGAACTTCATTTAAAAGAGCAGCCGTTCCATCTGTTACTTGATAAAATTCAGCATGCATTTCATGCTCTTCTACTGTTTCAGCACTAACGGGACGGAAAGTTCCTAACCCTACATGCAAAGTGATAAACGCAATATGCACACCTTTATTTTTGAGCTCATCAAGAATCTCCTCAGTAAAATGCAAGCCTGCTGTTGGAGCAGCTGCAGAGCCGATTTCTCGTGAAAAAACAGTTTGATATCTTTCGCGGTCATCGAGTTGCTCTTTAATATATGGTGGTAATGGCATTTCGCCAAGCGCATCTAAAACTTCGTAAAAAATTCCTTCATAGTCAAATCGTAACAAACGACCACCATGTTCACTTGATCCAACACAGGTTGCTTTTAAATTTCCTGCTCCAAATGTGATAACTGTTCCTTCTTTCACTCTTTTTGCAGGCTTTACTAGCGTTTCCCATACATCATCTTCTTGTTGCTTTAACAACAGAATTTCGATACTTGCTCCTGTATCCTCCTTAACTCCAAAAAGTCGGGCTGGCATGACTCTTGTGTTGTTAAGAACAAGACAATCACCTGGATTAATATAATTAACAATAGACTTAAATGTTTCATGTTGAATGTCTCCGGTCTCTTTTTGGAGAACCATTAATCTTGACGCATCTCTTTCTTTTAATGGTACTTGTGCAATTAATTCTTCAGGAAGATAAAAATCAAATAATTCTACTTTCAATACATTCACCTAATTTCTAATCGATCTTCTTACATATTTTAAATCTACTTATTACTTAAATCGTCCAAGAAACGAAAAAACTAAGGAAAGGACAATACTGATAACAATACAGGTTACAATCGGGAAAAATACGGTTGTATTTCCTTTTTTAAACACAATATCTCCTGGTAGTTTTCCTATAAACTGCATAAAAAATCCGACTATAAGAAGGATTCCACCTATGATCATTATAACTTTAGGAAAATCAATCATGATGAGGAGCCTCCATTTTAAAATGTTGGTAAACAAGGTCGGTTACAATTCTTCCTCTTGGTGTTCGTTGAAGAAACCCTATTTGTAATAAGTATGGTTCATAAACATCCTCGATTGTATGTGATTCTTCTCCTATTGTTGCCGAAATTGTATCAATACCAACCGGACCACCACGAAATTTTTCAATAATACCAAGCAAAAGCTTGTGATCAATATGATCAAGACCTAATTTATCAACTTGCAATCTCTCAAGAGCGTCTGTAGCCAATTCATTCGTAATCGTTTCTACTCCTGTTACTTGAGCAAAGTCTCGAACCCTTCTTAACAAACGATTTGCAATCCTCGGCGTTCCTCTTGATCTTCTTGCCATTTCAACTGCAGCATCGTAATCTAACCCTATTTCTAGTATTTCCGCTGTTCTCTCAATGATGTGGGCAAGCTGTTTTTCATTATAATATTCTAGTCGACTTAATACACCAAATCGGTCGCGAAGAGGTGCTGTTAATAAACCAACCCTTGTTGTTGCTCCAATGAGAGTAAACGGAGGAAGATCTAATCGTACTGATCGAGCAGTCGATCCTTTTCCAATCACAATATCTAGGCAAAAGTCCTCCATTGCAGGATACAACACTTCTTCGATTGATCGATGTAAACGATGAATTTCATCGATAAATAGAACATCTCCAGGTTCCAAAGCCGTTAAAATAGCAGCTAAATCTCCAGGTCTTTCTATCGCTGGACCTGATGTGGTACGAATATTAACACCCATTTCATTGGCAATAATTGTTGCCAATGTGGTTTTTCCTAATCCAGGAGGTCCATATAACAAAACATGATCAAGAGTTTCGCTTCGCATTTTAGCAGCTTCTATAAATACTTTTAAGTTTTCTTTTACCTTATCCTGTCCGATATATTGACTCAGTGTTTGAGGTCTTAAACTCTGTTCAAGAGATGATTCTTGTAAGTCTGCTTCACTTGAAACAAGACGTTCGTCCATGTTATCACCTTACTTTAATAGCTTTTGCAAAGCTTTTTTTACATACTGATCAGTTGATAGATTTTCTTCTTGTAGAGAAGGGGTAATCTTTTTAATTTCCCGTTCTGCATACCCTAAGACTTTTAATGCCTCAATAGCTTCATTTAAGGCATGATTTGCTGTTTCAGTTTGCTCTACCTCTTCATGGTTGAACAGATCTGGTGCATACAGAGCTGCTACATCTCCTAATTTACCTTTTAAATCCAAGATTATTTGACGTGCAGTTTTCTTCCCAACACCTGGGAATTTCACTAAAAATGTATCATTTTCATTTTCAATCGCTTCTATTACCTGTGAAGGATTACCTGATGCAAGTATCGCTAAAGCACCTTTTGGCCCAATTCCCGTCACATTTAAGAGCTTCATAAATAACGCCTTTTCTTCCCTTGATGGAAATCCGTATAAAGCTAATATATCTTCTCTCACATGTTGATATGTATAAACAACAACTTCCTCTTTACGGCTTTTCGTATAGCTGTAAGGATTCGGGGCATGAATTTGATATCCTAATCCATGATGATCAATAACAATGTGCTCAGGGGTTATATCATCAACAAACCCTTTAATAAACTCAATCATTTCTTCACCTCATTATGACTGTACCTCATTGTATCAAAAAACGTTTCTATTCAGAAGTCATTTTCACTCAATCTCTCAAAAGGGGTACAATTGTTCTCATCATTCTATCTTATCATTTATTATAAGATGTTTGTACGTATTTCTTATTTTAAGAAAAGTTTTACTTTTTTCCTTATTAGAAAAAGAGCTAACCTAAGAGAAACTCTTTAGATTAGCTCTAATTTTTATTGTTTTTCGGTTTTTGAATAATACTGAAGGTTTTGTAAGACTTCTAGATATTGATCTTTAGATTGAATACGAATTCCCTCTTTAAGTTCATCATGTTTTCGACTCTCTAATTTCTCAACATCTAACTGAAAAAATGATTGAATGACTTCATTTGTTTTTGGCTTTCCATTAAAGATCGTTAATGTGCCATCACCAGCAATACCAAAATAGCCATTTGTCTTTAATAACGGAGAGATATCATCAATATTTTTTTGAAAGACAACTCTATCCTCTTCTTGATTTAGCAATTGCCAATCCTTATACTCGGCCCAAAAATCTTTCATTGATAAGATGGTTTCCTTTGTAACTTCCTCACTGATTTCTCCATCTAAGTATTTTCTTTTCAATATAACCTTTACTGTTAAAGGCTCCTGTACACTATGTTCTTCAGCGTGAATAGGCTGTTGATTTACATTTAAAAGACTGATAAACAACATAACTCCTACAAAACTACAAATGGTAAGGATGCGGCTTCGATGAAACATTCTCACCTATCTCACCTCGCTAATGATTATTAAATCATTTTATATTGTGACCATTTATAGAAGTTTTAACCAAAAAATTTTCACCCCCGAAAAAATTTAAAAAACAAGGAGCAAAGCTCCTTGTTTAACGGTTATTATTAAAAGGGCGTTGAACCGCATCTCCTAGGTCATTCAATAATTCATTAACATCTGTATCAATGACATCTCTGTCTACAGCATTTTGAATATCGTTATCAATATTTCGAATGCGTGTAAACGTTCCGTCATCTGTGTAAACTTGAATATTGCGTCCCTCTGACATTTTTTGAAGCTCTTTTGTTACCTTTTGCTTCATATCTTTGTCATTTCGATCATTCGTATCAATCGCAACAAGCACATTGTCATCTGTAACAATGACTCGCGCATCCTCAACGTTGTCCATTTTTTCAACGGAGTTTTTCACTTTTTGAGCAATTTCACCATCACCACGGTTATAATATCCCACTTCATTTAAATGGCGGTGATAATTCGCATCTCCATGACTATAGCGGTTGTCACGAACAAGACCGTTATCATTATTACCTAGCGGGACAGTTGGATTGCTCATATTACGGTTATCATACCGATTGTTAACTCGTTGAAAATAATTACGATTATTTTCGCCATTCATTCCATCCATCATTTCAGTAACAGGACCTTCGTTATCTGCACCGTTACCTTCATTTGTATAGTATCCCATAGGCTGAGCTTGATTATTGTTATTGTTTTCTAAGGCACCTTGATCTCCATTACAAGCTGTTAAACCCGTTGTTAACAGTGCAATTGCTGTTAAAGCAGTAGCTTTTTTACCTTTTGTCAAATCAATAACCTCCCCAAGATACTATCTGAGCATGATGATCGCTCATGTATTATCTTGTACAAGCAAGGGAAAATAAGTCTGTTAGTTAAAGGTAACAAATTAAAAATATGGTGCTGACTTTAGAAAATAACTTGTACTTATTGAAAGAAAAAAGCAAGGGTGCTTTCACCCTTGCTTTTAAGCAAATTAATCTTCTTCCTCTTCATCACGTTCATCATAATTAGGCATTCCAAACATTTGACCACCTGGAACTGGTTGCGCTGGATTGTATCCATAAGGACCTGCACCATATGGGGCATAACCTGGTTGAGCCATAAATGGCTGTTGATATGGCTGTTGATATAGCTGTTGATACGGCTGCTGAGCTGGAAAACCGCCATATGGTTGGGCCATAGGGTATCCGCCATATTGATATGGATTCGCGTATGGCGTCGGACCACCGCAACCACAATCATTTTGGTCATATGCTGGTGCTACTGCCTGTGGATATGGCATATTTGGCATTTGTGGTTGGTCATAATCATAATCATCTGGCATTTCATCATAAGCACCCATAACCTGATTAGGATATCCTGTAAAGCCAGGTCCAGGCATAACTGGTGAAACTGGTACCCCTGCATATGGATTCACCGGAAAGTTAGGTGCATATTGTGCAGGTGCTGCTGCTTGCGGGTATGGCATATTTGGCATATGTCCTTGATTTTCATAATCATAATCATCATCTTCATCATATTCCTCAGGACTTACTGCTGTTGGATAGGGTTGGTTTGGCATCATTCCCGGTCCATATCCATATGGCATTTGCATTGGATAGTATGGAGCAGGTGGACAAAGCCCTGATCCTGGTAAGACTGGTGAAACAGGTACCATATACTGTGGTGAAACATATTGCGGCTGATACATTGCCGGCTGGTTATAAGCAGGCATCTGCATTTGTGGCATATTAGGGACATTCGGGACATTTGCCATATTAGCTAAATTCGGCATGTTTGGAACATTCGGCATATTGGCCATATCTTTTAAATCCTCCTTATCTTCTGTTTCTTCTGGTAAGTAAAATGGCTCTAGTTTTTCTTCTGCGTCTACTTTTGTCATATCAGGTAAGACATTTGCCGGTTTTGGTGGAAGTTGTGGATTTGCCATGTTTGGCATCATTGCCATATTCACCGTATAATAATTATTCACATCCATGCCAGTATATACCGGATGTTGTGCATTTGGTACAGGCGGTATATAAGGTTTTGATGGTTTTTCTGATAAAGGCTCTTTTGGCATAGTGTCTTCAACATCTACAACTGCCTTAGGCTTTTCTTTTGCAAATGGGTGCTCAGCCTTAGGCATTTGCTTCTGGATAGGTGCCTCCTCTTGAATTGGTGCAGTTTGCTGTATAGGAGCCTCTTTTTTTATTGGCGCTGTTTGCTGTATAGGTGCTTCCTTCTTAATTGGTGCTTCCTTTTTTACAGCCACATTACCAGAAGGTACTTTGATCTTCATCCCAGGCATGATAAGATCTGGATTACTTAATTGTGTATTCATTCCTTTTAACTCTTCAAAATCAACTCCGTATTTTTTTGCAATTTTCCAAAGAGTGTCGCCTTTTTGTACAATATGAATTTTCAATGCTTTCCCTCCTAAGCCTAAAAGTAAATCTAAGTCAACTTCTTCGATGAATGAATGAACATAATGATGTTCGATAAAATGAAGAAATCATTATGTTGCTTGAGCAAGTTATAAAGAATTCAGATAATGCCATTAATCTTCATAACAATTTATGAGTAAGAAATGGCGAATATGAATAAAATGATAATAAAAGTGGATAAACCTATGGAAACAGACCTTGTTACAATACTATGATTCGGTTTTGAAAATTATTAGAGTTTTTTTAAAAAGTATTAAGTTATCCCATTAAAATAAAAAAAGAACCGACCAAGTCGATTCCTTTTAGGTGTATTTTATACATTTGCAAGCATACGGTCTAATGCTAATACAGCATCTTTTGTAATGTGTTCTGGTACAACAATTTGGTTAGAGATTTCTTCTTTTTCAAGTCCTTCTAAGGACCAGAGAAGATGAGGCAAGTCAATTCGGTTCATTGTTAAACACGGGCACATAAACGGATTTAATGAAACAATCTTTTTATCAGAATGATTTTGGATGAGTCGATTTACAAGGTTCATTTCTGTTCCAATTGCCCACTTTGTTCCTGGTTCAGCTGCCTCGATCATATCAATAATATATTTAGTAGAACCGGCGTAATCAGATAAGCCGACAACCTCACGACTGCATTCAGGGTGAACAATGATATTCATATCAGGTTCCGTTTTTCGGATATGTTCAATATTCTTTACTGTAAAATTCTCATGAACGGAACAATGCCCCTTCCAAAGAATGACAACAATTTCTTCTACATTATTACCATCATACTCCAGCTCATTCGTAATCGGATTCCAGATTGCCATTTTGTCTAAAGGCACCCCTAAGTCATAAGCTGTATTTCTTCCTAAATGCTGATCCGGTAAAAATAATATCCGTTGTTTTTGAGTAAATGCCCATTCTAGCATTTTTTTTGCATTGGATGATGTTACCGTTGCTCCACCATTTTTACCAACAAATGCTTTAATAGCAGCAGTCGAGTTAACATAAGTTAGTGGAAGAATTGTATCTCCAAAAACAATTTGCAGCTTTTCCCACGCACGATCCGTTTGATCGATATCTGCCATATCAGCCATTGAACACCCGGCTCTCATATCCGGTAGGATCACTTTTTGATTTTCTGATGTTAACATATCTGCTGTTTCAGCCATAAAATGAACACCGCAAAAGACAATATACTCAGCCTCTTTATTTAATGCTGCTGCTTGCGCTAATTGCAGAGAATCACCAGTAACATCAGAGAATTGAACAACTTCATCTTTCTGATAATGATGTCCAGGTATATAGAGCTTTGAACCGAATTTCTCTTTAATTTCCTTTACTCTTCTTTCCATTTCTGCCGTTGTTAAATTTTTGTAGGATTCCGGCATCATTTCTTTCTTTTCATGTTCAAGGATATCTAACAGTTCCATTGATGTTCCCCCCTATTTTACATTTAAGCTTATATCTAATGATTTGTATGAGTGTGTGAGCATTCCTAAGGAAATATAGTCAACATTCGTATGACGATAATCCGCTAAATTGTGTAAGCCAATTCCACCAGAAGCTTCGCTGATAATATGCTTTGGTGTTATTTCTGCAAACCTTGCCACCTCTTCTGGTGAACGGTTATCAAACATAATAACATCCGCACCTGAATCAATTGCTTCTAGTAACTGCTCCTCTGTTTCAATTTCCACTTCAACCTTTACCATATGACCCGTACTTTCTCTTACTTTATTTACAGCATTTGTAATGGAGCCAGAAAAGGCGATATGATTATCTTTAATCATCACTCCATCATACAATCCAAAACGATGATTAAATCCGCCACCACAACGAACAGCGTATTTTTCAAACATTCTTAAACCAGGCGATGTTTTTCTCGTATCACAAATTCTTGTCGTATTTGATCCAAGTAAGTGAACAGCTTTATTTGTTAATGTTGCAATTCCACTCATGCGTTGAAGCAGATTTAAGATGACACGTTCTCCGCTTAAAATAACGGCAACCGGTCCTTCAATTTCTGCAATAATGTCTCCTTTTTGAAGAAGATCACCATCTTGTTTTTTAAGATTTACTTTTATATCTGATTGAAATAAAGAATAGCCAATTTCAATCACGTTAGCACCTGCAAATACTCCTTCTTCCTTTGCAAGAATAACGGCCTCTCCTCTAGACTTCTCACCGAAGATGGTCTGACTTGATATATCTAATTCACCTAGGTCTTCTAAGAAAAACTCTTCCAACTTTTTC includes:
- a CDS encoding intercompartmental signaling factor BofC produces the protein MFHRSRILTICSFVGVMLFISLLNVNQQPIHAEEHSVQEPLTVKVILKRKYLDGEISEEVTKETILSMKDFWAEYKDWQLLNQEEDRVVFQKNIDDISPLLKTNGYFGIAGDGTLTIFNGKPKTNEVIQSFFQLDVEKLESRKHDELKEGIRIQSKDQYLEVLQNLQYYSKTEKQ
- the nadA gene encoding quinolinate synthase NadA; amino-acid sequence: MELLDILEHEKKEMMPESYKNLTTAEMERRVKEIKEKFGSKLYIPGHHYQKDEVVQFSDVTGDSLQLAQAAALNKEAEYIVFCGVHFMAETADMLTSENQKVILPDMRAGCSMADMADIDQTDRAWEKLQIVFGDTILPLTYVNSTAAIKAFVGKNGGATVTSSNAKKMLEWAFTQKQRILFLPDQHLGRNTAYDLGVPLDKMAIWNPITNELEYDGNNVEEIVVILWKGHCSVHENFTVKNIEHIRKTEPDMNIIVHPECSREVVGLSDYAGSTKYIIDMIEAAEPGTKWAIGTEMNLVNRLIQNHSDKKIVSLNPFMCPCLTMNRIDLPHLLWSLEGLEKEEISNQIVVPEHITKDAVLALDRMLANV
- the ruvB gene encoding Holliday junction branch migration DNA helicase RuvB, producing MDERLVSSEADLQESSLEQSLRPQTLSQYIGQDKVKENLKVFIEAAKMRSETLDHVLLYGPPGLGKTTLATIIANEMGVNIRTTSGPAIERPGDLAAILTALEPGDVLFIDEIHRLHRSIEEVLYPAMEDFCLDIVIGKGSTARSVRLDLPPFTLIGATTRVGLLTAPLRDRFGVLSRLEYYNEKQLAHIIERTAEILEIGLDYDAAVEMARRSRGTPRIANRLLRRVRDFAQVTGVETITNELATDALERLQVDKLGLDHIDHKLLLGIIEKFRGGPVGIDTISATIGEESHTIEDVYEPYLLQIGFLQRTPRGRIVTDLVYQHFKMEAPHHD
- the yajC gene encoding preprotein translocase subunit YajC; the protein is MEMLGTVLPLVLMFAIFYFLLIRPQQKQQKAVREMQNSLQKGDKIVTIGGLHGILDSVDENKIVLKVGDGTRLTFDRKSVREVIKD
- a CDS encoding DUF2905 domain-containing protein, which translates into the protein MIDFPKVIMIIGGILLIVGFFMQFIGKLPGDIVFKKGNTTVFFPIVTCIVISIVLSLVFSFLGRFK
- a CDS encoding YhcN/YlaJ family sporulation lipoprotein — translated: MTKGKKATALTAIALLTTGLTACNGDQGALENNNNNQAQPMGYYTNEGNGADNEGPVTEMMDGMNGENNRNYFQRVNNRYDNRNMSNPTVPLGNNDNGLVRDNRYSHGDANYHRHLNEVGYYNRGDGEIAQKVKNSVEKMDNVEDARVIVTDDNVLVAIDTNDRNDKDMKQKVTKELQKMSEGRNIQVYTDDGTFTRIRNIDNDIQNAVDRDVIDTDVNELLNDLGDAVQRPFNNNR
- the nadC gene encoding carboxylating nicotinate-nucleotide diphosphorylase gives rise to the protein MNVIKLKKKLEEFFLEDLGELDISSQTIFGEKSRGEAVILAKEEGVFAGANVIEIGYSLFQSDIKVNLKKQDGDLLQKGDIIAEIEGPVAVILSGERVILNLLQRMSGIATLTNKAVHLLGSNTTRICDTRKTSPGLRMFEKYAVRCGGGFNHRFGLYDGVMIKDNHIAFSGSITNAVNKVRESTGHMVKVEVEIETEEQLLEAIDSGADVIMFDNRSPEEVARFAEITPKHIISEASGGIGLHNLADYRHTNVDYISLGMLTHSYKSLDISLNVK
- the queA gene encoding tRNA preQ1(34) S-adenosylmethionine ribosyltransferase-isomerase QueA: MKVELFDFYLPEELIAQVPLKERDASRLMVLQKETGDIQHETFKSIVNYINPGDCLVLNNTRVMPARLFGVKEDTGASIEILLLKQQEDDVWETLVKPAKRVKEGTVITFGAGNLKATCVGSSEHGGRLLRFDYEGIFYEVLDALGEMPLPPYIKEQLDDRERYQTVFSREIGSAAAPTAGLHFTEEILDELKNKGVHIAFITLHVGLGTFRPVSAETVEEHEMHAEFYQVTDGTAALLNEVRSNGGRIISVGTTSTRTLETIASKHNGKFASENGWTNIFIYPGYEFKGIDGMITNFHLPKSSLIMLVSALATRDHVMHAYETAVKEKYRFFSFGDAMLII
- the ruvA gene encoding Holliday junction branch migration protein RuvA — protein: MIEFIKGFVDDITPEHIVIDHHGLGYQIHAPNPYSYTKSRKEEVVVYTYQHVREDILALYGFPSREEKALFMKLLNVTGIGPKGALAILASGNPSQVIEAIENENDTFLVKFPGVGKKTARQIILDLKGKLGDVAALYAPDLFNHEEVEQTETANHALNEAIEALKVLGYAEREIKKITPSLQEENLSTDQYVKKALQKLLK
- the safA gene encoding SafA/ExsA family spore coat assembly protein, with protein sequence MKIHIVQKGDTLWKIAKKYGVDFEELKGMNTQLSNPDLIMPGMKIKVPSGNVAVKKEAPIKKEAPIQQTAPIKKEAPIQQTAPIQEEAPIQKQMPKAEHPFAKEKPKAVVDVEDTMPKEPLSEKPSKPYIPPVPNAQHPVYTGMDVNNYYTVNMAMMPNMANPQLPPKPANVLPDMTKVDAEEKLEPFYLPEETEDKEDLKDMANMPNVPNMPNLANMANVPNVPNMPQMQMPAYNQPAMYQPQYVSPQYMVPVSPVLPGSGLCPPAPYYPMQMPYGYGPGMMPNQPYPTAVSPEEYDEDDDYDYENQGHMPNMPYPQAAAPAQYAPNFPVNPYAGVPVSPVMPGPGFTGYPNQVMGAYDEMPDDYDYDQPQMPNMPYPQAVAPAYDQNDCGCGGPTPYANPYQYGGYPMAQPYGGFPAQQPYQQLYQQPYQQPFMAQPGYAPYGAGPYGYNPAQPVPGGQMFGMPNYDERDEEEED
- the tgt gene encoding tRNA guanosine(34) transglycosylase Tgt, giving the protein MSTSPIRYELIKTCKQTGARLGKVHTPHGSFETPVFMPVGTLATVKTMSPEELKEMGAGIILSNTYHLWLRPGNEIVKEAGGLHKFMNWDRAILTDSGGFQVFSLSEFRKIEEEGVHFRNHLNGDKLFLSPEKAMHIQNDLGSDIMMAFDECPPYPAEYDYMKKSVERTTRWAERCLKAHNRPNDQGLFGIIQGGEYEELRKLSAKDLVSMDFPGYAVGGLSVGEPKDVMNRVLEFTTPLMPSNKPRYLMGVGSPDSLIDGAIRGIDMFDCVLPTRIARNGTLMTSEGRLVVKNAKFAKDFGPLDENCDCYTCRNFSRAYIRHLIKSDETFGLRLTSYHNLYFLVNLMEKVRQAIREDRLGDFRDEFFETYGFNKPNAKNF